One genomic window of Anguilla anguilla isolate fAngAng1 chromosome 13, fAngAng1.pri, whole genome shotgun sequence includes the following:
- the necap2 gene encoding adaptin ear-binding coat-associated protein 2 isoform X2 yields MAEDSGYESVICVKPEVHVYRIPPRATNRGYRAADWKLDEPAWSGRLRITAKGKIAYIKLEDKISGELFAQAPVEQYPGSVVESVTDSSRYFVVRIEDGNGRHAFIGLGFADRGDSFDFNVALQDHFKWVRQEGELAKQEASQSAAPKLDLGFKEGQTIKINIGNIKKKETPAAGAKSRPASSGLLPPPPGAKGGGVVPPPVAHQPVPPTQPNAASLLDIGGPAPAAQPSLDLWGDFTTAPGSSSKETASTGWVQF; encoded by the exons ATGGCAGAAGACAGTGGCTACGAATCTGTTATCTGTGTTAAACCAGAGGTCCATGTCTACCGGATCCCTCCCCGGGCGACGAACCGTGGATATAG GGCTGCGGACTGGAAGCTGGATGAACCGGCCTGGAGTGGCAGGCTGAGGATCACCGCCAAGGGCAAGATCGCCTACATCAAGCTGGAGGACAAGATCTCAG GAGAACTGTTCGCCCAGGCCCCAGTGGAGCAGTACCCAGGGTCCGTGGTGGAGTCCGTCACAGACTCCAGCAGATACTTTGTGGTCCGGATAGAGGACGGAAATG GGCGACACGCGTTCATCGGCCTCGGGTTCGCTGACCGCGGCGACTCCTTCGACTTCAACGTCGCTCTGCAGGACCACTTCAA ATGGGTCCGGCAGGAAGGTGAGCTGGCCAAACAGGAGGCCAGTCAGAGCGCAGCTCCTAAGTTGGACCTGGGCTTCAAAGAAGGGCAGACCATAAAGATCAACATTGGG AACATAAAGAAGAAAGAGACACCCGCAGCTGGGGCTAAGTCTCGACCAGCGAGCAGCGGACTTCTGCCTCCTCCACCCGGGGCAAAGGGTGGTGGCGTAGTACCCCCTCCTGTGGCACATCAGCCTGTACCACCCACACAGCCGAACGCAG caTCTCTGCTGGATATTGGGGGTCCAGCCCCCGCTGCCCAGCCCAGTCTCGATTTGTGGGGAGACTTCACCACAGCGCCTGGCAG CTCCAGCAAGGAAACTGCCAGTACAGGATGGGTGCAGTTTTAA
- the necap2 gene encoding adaptin ear-binding coat-associated protein 2 isoform X1: MAEDSGYESVICVKPEVHVYRIPPRATNRGYRAADWKLDEPAWSGRLRITAKGKIAYIKLEDKISGELFAQAPVEQYPGSVVESVTDSSRYFVVRIEDGNGREQGRHAFIGLGFADRGDSFDFNVALQDHFKWVRQEGELAKQEASQSAAPKLDLGFKEGQTIKINIGNIKKKETPAAGAKSRPASSGLLPPPPGAKGGGVVPPPVAHQPVPPTQPNAASLLDIGGPAPAAQPSLDLWGDFTTAPGSSSKETASTGWVQF; this comes from the exons ATGGCAGAAGACAGTGGCTACGAATCTGTTATCTGTGTTAAACCAGAGGTCCATGTCTACCGGATCCCTCCCCGGGCGACGAACCGTGGATATAG GGCTGCGGACTGGAAGCTGGATGAACCGGCCTGGAGTGGCAGGCTGAGGATCACCGCCAAGGGCAAGATCGCCTACATCAAGCTGGAGGACAAGATCTCAG GAGAACTGTTCGCCCAGGCCCCAGTGGAGCAGTACCCAGGGTCCGTGGTGGAGTCCGTCACAGACTCCAGCAGATACTTTGTGGTCCGGATAGAGGACGGAAATG GACGCGAACAAGGGCGACACGCGTTCATCGGCCTCGGGTTCGCTGACCGCGGCGACTCCTTCGACTTCAACGTCGCTCTGCAGGACCACTTCAA ATGGGTCCGGCAGGAAGGTGAGCTGGCCAAACAGGAGGCCAGTCAGAGCGCAGCTCCTAAGTTGGACCTGGGCTTCAAAGAAGGGCAGACCATAAAGATCAACATTGGG AACATAAAGAAGAAAGAGACACCCGCAGCTGGGGCTAAGTCTCGACCAGCGAGCAGCGGACTTCTGCCTCCTCCACCCGGGGCAAAGGGTGGTGGCGTAGTACCCCCTCCTGTGGCACATCAGCCTGTACCACCCACACAGCCGAACGCAG caTCTCTGCTGGATATTGGGGGTCCAGCCCCCGCTGCCCAGCCCAGTCTCGATTTGTGGGGAGACTTCACCACAGCGCCTGGCAG CTCCAGCAAGGAAACTGCCAGTACAGGATGGGTGCAGTTTTAA
- the LOC118211193 gene encoding SUZ domain-containing protein 1-like, which produces MEDDEVAESWEEAADSGEIERRLEAKLRISQKEKRGNAGSGRSPMKTAIVIQDDSLPAAPPPQIRILKRPSSNGSLGSPAASTRAVPQVKSLAQREAEYAEARRRILGSASPDDSPQDRPNTDRSVRVSAPQPSEDLRSNSQAIRQPVGPDGTQGFRQRR; this is translated from the exons GAAATCGAGAGAAGACTGGAAGCAAAACTGCGGATCAGTCAGAAAGAGAA GAGAGGCAATGCTGGCTCTGGACGCTCCCCCATGAAGACTGCCATCGTGATCCAGGACGACTCCCTCCCTGCAGCGCCCCCTCCCCAGATTCGCATACTGAAGCGGCCCTCCAGCAACGGGTCCCTGGGGTCGCCCGCTGCCTCCACACGGGCCGTCCCGCAGGTGAAGTCCCTGGCCCAGCGGGAGGCGGAGTACGCCGAGGCCAGGAGGCGGATCCTGGGCAGTGCCAGCCCAGATGACTCCCCTCAGGACCGACCCAACACCGACAG ATCAGTGCGCGTGAGCGCCCCCCAGCCTTCGGAGGACTTAAGGTCGAACAGTCAGGCGATCCGCCAGCCAGTTGGACCAGATGGCACACAAGGCTTTCGCCAGCGCAGatag